Proteins from one Prevotella sp. E2-28 genomic window:
- a CDS encoding glycoside hydrolase family 2 protein, with translation MKRYLTTLLALIALIATAQAAEVPLLGNVYARQTTLLNGDWNYIVDVQEEGYYDYRMNLNRWGFFQNAKPQRPEDLIEYDFDKAPKMQIPSDWNTKDEHLFLYEGTVWFKKSFTYHKQEGQRTLLYFGAVNYDCHVYVNTKHVTHHIGGFTPFNIDVTDQLKEGENVLIVKVDNKRHRDNVPTQIFDWWNYGGITRDVMLVNVANTYIENYKWNLEKAGAKDKKRTITLTANLNKAEAGQQITINIPELKLKQTLTTNAEGKISSKFIVQSSKLQLWCPENPKLYDVEMTLNGETLKDQIGFRTIETKGKQILLNGKPIFLHGISIHEEKPNGGGRCNSLADAKTLLDWAQELGCNYVRLAHYPHNEYMVREAERRGILVWSEIPVYWTISWKNEGTFNNAKRQLTDMIMRDQNRANVIIWSIANETPHSADRDTFLGNLAKYARTLDNTRLISMAMEVTGQSNYVNRLHDNMHEHVDVVSFNQYIGWYRDVNDAPKMKWEIPYEKPVIISEFGGGAKYGYHGAKNLRWTEEFQENLYKENIAMLDKIEGLAGTTPWILKDFRSPRRVLNGIQDYYNMKGLYSDKGEKKKAFYVVKEWYDKKEQWNKQQ, from the coding sequence ATGAAAAGATATCTGACTACTTTACTGGCGCTGATAGCCTTAATAGCTACGGCACAAGCTGCAGAGGTGCCCTTGCTGGGCAACGTGTATGCACGACAGACGACACTGCTGAACGGAGACTGGAATTACATCGTTGACGTACAAGAGGAAGGTTACTATGACTACAGAATGAACCTCAACAGATGGGGATTCTTCCAGAACGCAAAACCTCAACGTCCCGAAGACTTGATTGAATACGATTTCGACAAGGCGCCAAAGATGCAGATTCCCAGCGACTGGAATACAAAGGACGAACATCTGTTCCTCTACGAGGGAACCGTATGGTTTAAGAAGTCGTTTACCTATCACAAGCAGGAAGGACAGCGCACATTACTATACTTTGGTGCTGTAAACTATGACTGCCATGTTTATGTAAACACCAAGCACGTAACCCATCATATCGGTGGTTTCACCCCCTTCAATATTGACGTAACCGATCAACTGAAAGAGGGTGAGAACGTTCTCATCGTGAAAGTAGACAATAAGCGCCACCGCGACAATGTGCCTACGCAGATTTTTGACTGGTGGAACTACGGTGGCATCACCCGTGACGTGATGCTGGTCAACGTAGCCAACACCTATATAGAGAACTACAAATGGAACCTGGAGAAGGCTGGTGCCAAGGACAAGAAGCGCACCATCACCCTAACCGCCAACCTGAACAAGGCCGAGGCAGGACAGCAGATTACGATAAACATCCCCGAACTGAAACTGAAGCAGACGCTGACCACCAATGCAGAGGGAAAGATCAGTTCAAAGTTCATAGTTCAAAGTTCAAAGTTACAACTATGGTGCCCAGAGAATCCGAAGCTCTACGACGTAGAGATGACGCTGAACGGCGAGACGCTGAAAGACCAAATAGGCTTCCGCACCATCGAGACCAAGGGCAAGCAGATTCTGCTTAACGGCAAGCCCATCTTCCTGCACGGCATCAGCATTCACGAAGAGAAGCCCAACGGCGGCGGACGCTGCAACTCGCTGGCTGATGCCAAGACCCTGCTCGACTGGGCACAGGAACTGGGCTGCAACTACGTCCGACTGGCTCATTACCCCCATAATGAATATATGGTTCGCGAGGCAGAACGCCGCGGCATCCTGGTATGGAGCGAGATTCCAGTATATTGGACCATCTCATGGAAAAACGAGGGCACCTTCAACAATGCCAAGCGCCAGCTGACCGATATGATTATGCGCGACCAGAACCGCGCCAACGTCATCATCTGGTCTATTGCCAACGAGACACCCCACTCTGCCGACCGCGACACATTCCTGGGCAATCTGGCAAAATACGCACGCACGCTGGATAATACCCGCCTCATCTCTATGGCTATGGAGGTGACAGGTCAGTCGAACTACGTGAACCGTCTGCACGACAATATGCACGAGCACGTGGACGTAGTGAGTTTCAACCAGTACATCGGTTGGTATCGCGATGTAAACGATGCACCTAAGATGAAGTGGGAGATTCCTTACGAAAAGCCTGTTATCATCAGCGAGTTTGGTGGTGGTGCCAAGTACGGCTATCATGGTGCGAAGAACCTGCGCTGGACAGAGGAATTTCAGGAGAACCTGTATAAAGAGAATATCGCCATGCTCGACAAGATTGAAGGTCTGGCAGGCACCACACCTTGGATTCTGAAAGATTTCCGTTCACCTCGTCGCGTTTTGAACGGCATACAAGACTACTACAACATGAAAGGCCTCTACTCAGACAAAGGCGAGAAGAAGAAGGCATTCTACGTAGTCAAAGAATGGTACGACAAGAAAGAACAATGGAACAAACAACAGTAG
- a CDS encoding DUF4249 family protein: MHKFFIFLLVSIMVACTTDEGTNLDECFVVEGWIEDNGYPMVKLTYSIPIKEDYQTLDSLERYIARWERITISDGSQTVTLTGRMNDAYFPPYVYTTTDMKGVAGRTYALTIHASDYGKSDITAVTTIPPVAPAIDSFSVASVSSEDKRYQLFAHTNIPAQPITYYKIFTQVGNKSQDFLSSYLGVLRSDMIPADGQIAIHQGRTNLDKEFTPYFTEGDTVSIRFARIDSISYEYWRTYEDMLSFSRTPLFPATISMPHTILGAYGFWQGYGSRYYSVRITKPES, encoded by the coding sequence ATGCATAAGTTTTTCATTTTCCTGTTAGTAAGTATAATGGTTGCCTGCACCACCGACGAAGGTACCAACCTCGACGAGTGTTTCGTTGTGGAAGGATGGATTGAGGACAATGGCTATCCCATGGTGAAACTAACATATAGCATACCCATCAAGGAAGACTATCAAACACTCGACTCCCTGGAGCGCTACATCGCCCGATGGGAACGCATTACCATCAGCGATGGCTCACAGACCGTCACGCTGACGGGACGCATGAATGATGCCTATTTTCCACCCTATGTCTATACAACTACCGATATGAAGGGTGTAGCCGGACGAACCTACGCCCTCACCATCCATGCCTCAGACTACGGCAAGAGCGACATCACTGCCGTGACCACCATTCCACCCGTGGCACCCGCCATTGACTCATTCAGTGTTGCGTCTGTAAGTTCTGAAGACAAGCGCTACCAACTATTTGCACATACCAACATTCCTGCCCAACCTATCACTTACTATAAGATATTCACACAGGTAGGCAATAAGAGTCAGGATTTTCTCTCGTCTTACCTGGGCGTATTACGCAGCGACATGATTCCTGCCGACGGACAGATTGCTATTCACCAAGGACGCACCAACCTAGATAAAGAATTCACGCCCTATTTCACAGAAGGCGATACCGTTTCCATACGCTTTGCCCGCATCGATAGCATCAGCTATGAATACTGGCGGACATACGAAGACATGCTCTCGTTCTCACGTACACCGCTCTTTCCTGCAACTATAAGTATGCCACACACCATTCTAGGGGCTTACGGTTTCTGGCAGGGGTATGGCTCTCGCTACTATTCAGTCCGCATCACGAAGCCCGAAAGCTGA
- a CDS encoding TonB-dependent siderophore receptor, protein MTINCLRWLSIVSVCMATSALQAQTDTLRQHTIKEVLVQGHRMRSFLDEPVAGATVVDLRMMDDMPRILGNADPMHYTQLLPGIQSNSEFDAGLHIQGCDNQHNLVSIEGIPLYNVQHALGFFSIFNATHYRSMQVTKNAMSGSMPNRLGGMVDMRDGEETDTCISGTLSVGPMSSQGTLRLPLGKKQQLTLSARAAYLNLLYSQWLKFEDDALRYGFDDYNLTWQWWPDSANQIQIDLYHGGDRITNSNDAYAYDVSMQWHNTMAALHWSHNIRKASIRQALYYTNYTNRFRLTEENLSIKLPSSIHDIGWKGDLAYGQLKTGASFTWHQIQPQAPEVNGFFEADNPQPERQYATESSLYADWHQPLASSLAADAGLRLSLYHHQGHTYYGPDPSLSLSYDGGHAGLFLLSSSIRHQYIFRSGFSNVGLPTEFWFAADANYRPQYAFSLSLSHEIFLFDRMLRLATEVYWKHLWHQVEYSGNIFDFLYGDYDLKNAFLEGNGRNYGLNVMLEKRKGRITGWIAYSLGRARRRFTESQLSSWYPANHERIHELNAVGTYRLNQHWSFGATAVFASGTPYTSPRQFYMINNNVISEFGEHNTNRLSPYFRLDLSANYDFKPHGRYRSGLNFSLYNATLKNNDLFYRLKIYKDKFANKPFRFPMPILPSINYYCHF, encoded by the coding sequence ATGACCATCAACTGTTTACGATGGCTTAGTATCGTGTCCGTCTGCATGGCAACCTCTGCGTTGCAAGCGCAGACGGACACGTTGCGTCAGCACACCATCAAGGAAGTGCTGGTGCAGGGACATCGTATGCGGTCATTTCTGGATGAGCCTGTTGCTGGAGCCACGGTGGTTGACCTCCGGATGATGGACGATATGCCTCGCATCCTGGGCAATGCCGATCCGATGCATTACACGCAGTTGTTGCCAGGCATCCAGAGCAACTCGGAGTTTGATGCCGGTCTGCATATCCAAGGATGCGACAACCAGCACAACCTAGTAAGCATCGAGGGTATTCCCCTCTATAATGTGCAACACGCGCTGGGTTTCTTCTCCATCTTCAATGCCACACATTACCGAAGTATGCAGGTAACGAAAAACGCGATGTCAGGATCCATGCCCAACCGGCTGGGAGGAATGGTTGATATGCGAGACGGAGAAGAGACAGACACATGTATCTCGGGGACGCTTTCCGTTGGTCCTATGTCATCGCAAGGCACCTTACGACTGCCCTTAGGCAAAAAACAACAGCTTACACTATCAGCCCGTGCTGCCTACCTAAACTTGCTTTACAGCCAATGGCTCAAATTCGAGGACGATGCTCTGCGCTACGGATTTGACGATTACAACCTGACTTGGCAGTGGTGGCCCGATAGTGCGAACCAAATACAGATAGACCTTTATCACGGTGGCGACCGCATCACAAACAGCAACGACGCCTATGCCTACGATGTCAGTATGCAATGGCATAACACGATGGCAGCACTGCACTGGAGCCACAATATCAGAAAGGCATCCATCCGCCAGGCTCTTTACTACACCAACTATACCAACCGTTTCAGACTGACAGAAGAGAACCTGAGTATAAAACTACCATCAAGTATCCATGACATTGGATGGAAAGGCGACTTAGCCTATGGCCAACTAAAAACAGGAGCTTCCTTTACATGGCACCAGATTCAACCACAAGCTCCCGAAGTGAACGGTTTCTTCGAAGCAGACAATCCTCAGCCAGAACGCCAATACGCTACAGAGAGTTCCCTCTATGCCGACTGGCATCAGCCGTTAGCCTCATCACTCGCTGCAGATGCTGGTCTCCGGCTGTCGCTCTATCATCACCAGGGACATACCTATTATGGCCCCGATCCCTCACTATCATTAAGTTATGATGGCGGCCATGCGGGACTGTTTCTACTATCCAGTTCCATCAGGCATCAGTACATTTTCCGTTCGGGCTTTTCCAATGTAGGATTGCCAACGGAGTTCTGGTTTGCTGCCGATGCCAACTATCGTCCTCAGTATGCGTTTTCGCTTTCACTATCTCATGAAATATTCCTGTTCGACCGTATGTTGCGCCTTGCGACCGAGGTTTATTGGAAACATCTGTGGCATCAGGTTGAGTACAGCGGAAACATCTTTGATTTCCTTTATGGTGACTACGACCTAAAGAATGCCTTTCTAGAAGGCAACGGACGCAATTATGGTCTGAACGTGATGCTTGAGAAACGCAAGGGACGCATCACGGGCTGGATAGCCTATTCATTGGGACGTGCCCGTCGGCGTTTCACAGAATCGCAACTGTCGAGCTGGTATCCTGCTAACCACGAACGCATCCACGAATTAAATGCCGTGGGCACCTATCGTCTCAACCAGCACTGGAGCTTCGGCGCCACTGCGGTCTTTGCCTCGGGCACCCCCTACACCTCGCCCCGACAGTTCTATATGATTAATAATAATGTGATAAGCGAATTTGGCGAACATAACACCAACCGTCTCTCTCCCTATTTCCGTCTGGACCTCTCAGCTAATTACGACTTTAAACCTCATGGGCGCTATCGCAGCGGTCTGAACTTCTCACTTTACAACGCCACGCTAAAGAACAACGACCTGTTCTACCGTCTGAAGATCTACAAAGACAAGTTTGCCAACAAGCCCTTCCGGTTCCCAATGCCCATACTCCCATCCATCAACTATTACTGTCATTTCTGA
- a CDS encoding gamma carbonic anhydrase family protein: MALIKSYKGLSPKWGKDCYFSENATIVGDVTMGDQCSVWFNAVVRGDVAPITIGDRTNVQDGSCVHVTHDTGPTHIGSDVTIGHNVTVHACTIHDGALIGMGSTLLDGCEIGEGAIVAAGALVLQNTKIPPHEIWGGVPAKYLKPTRPGQTDNAAHYVEYAKEYLKDLE; the protein is encoded by the coding sequence ATGGCATTAATCAAATCTTATAAAGGACTTTCGCCCAAGTGGGGAAAGGATTGCTATTTTAGCGAGAACGCTACAATAGTAGGTGATGTGACGATGGGCGATCAGTGCTCGGTGTGGTTCAATGCTGTGGTGAGGGGTGATGTGGCTCCAATCACTATTGGTGATCGCACCAATGTGCAGGACGGTAGTTGTGTACACGTGACCCATGACACGGGCCCCACGCATATTGGCAGCGATGTGACTATCGGTCATAATGTCACCGTTCATGCCTGTACCATTCATGATGGTGCGCTGATAGGTATGGGGTCTACCCTTCTTGATGGCTGCGAGATAGGTGAGGGCGCTATCGTTGCGGCTGGGGCATTGGTGCTTCAGAATACAAAAATACCTCCCCATGAAATCTGGGGAGGTGTGCCAGCAAAGTATCTAAAGCCTACACGTCCGGGGCAGACTGATAACGCAGCCCACTATGTGGAGTATGCTAAAGAATACTTGAAAGATTTAGAGTAA
- a CDS encoding FMN-binding protein codes for MKKIAMICAAVAAVVLLSSANKKDDKVMVKENGAYVINTTELGKGVDGYVGPTPLKVYIRKNKIEKIEFLPNQETPKYWNACKKHLLNKWDGMKVSEAKTAEVDGRTGATFSSDAVKKNVKLALEYYEKNK; via the coding sequence ATGAAAAAGATTGCTATGATTTGTGCTGCTGTTGCAGCCGTGGTTCTGCTGAGCAGTGCCAATAAGAAAGATGATAAGGTCATGGTTAAGGAGAACGGTGCCTATGTCATCAACACCACCGAACTGGGAAAAGGTGTTGACGGCTACGTTGGTCCTACTCCTCTGAAGGTATATATCCGCAAGAACAAAATTGAGAAGATAGAGTTTCTTCCTAATCAGGAGACGCCCAAATACTGGAATGCTTGCAAGAAGCACCTGCTGAACAAATGGGACGGCATGAAGGTTTCCGAGGCTAAGACTGCCGAGGTGGACGGTCGCACAGGTGCCACCTTCTCAAGCGATGCCGTGAAGAAAAACGTAAAATTGGCTCTCGAATATTACGAGAAGAATAAGTAA
- a CDS encoding 3-deoxy-D-manno-octulosonic acid transferase produces MYNLTIYLYLLGVAIYSRFNEKVRKMWRGERDTFRILREKVDPNARYVWFHAASLGEFEQGRPLMEQIKREHPDIKILLTFFSPSGYEVRKNYGGADIICYLPLDTITNARRFLRTIRPEMAFFIKYEFWYNYLHILKHRGVPVYSVSSIFRDGQVFFRWYGRQYSRVLKCFTHFYVQNEKSKELLASIGLNNVTITGDTRFDRVLQIKEQAKQLPIVEEFAKGHKVFIAGSSWQPDEDIFIKYFNEHRDWKLIIAPHVIGEDHLQQIEKLLEGRKVVRYTETSEGAETLADAEVLIINCFGLLSSIYHYADVTYVGGGFGVGIHNTLEAAVWDVPVIFGPNNQKFQEAQGLKACEGGFEITNYEDFARLMDRFDSDADYLKKTGQQAGGYVKQLSGATKRILADVKL; encoded by the coding sequence ATGTATAATCTTACAATATATCTCTATCTGCTCGGCGTAGCGATTTATAGTCGCTTTAACGAAAAAGTCAGGAAGATGTGGCGCGGTGAACGCGACACCTTCCGCATCCTTCGTGAGAAGGTTGATCCCAACGCCCGCTATGTATGGTTCCACGCAGCCTCGCTTGGGGAATTCGAGCAAGGCCGTCCCTTGATGGAACAAATCAAGCGCGAACACCCCGACATCAAGATTCTGCTTACTTTCTTCTCGCCCTCTGGCTATGAGGTTCGCAAGAATTACGGGGGAGCTGATATCATCTGCTACCTACCACTCGACACTATTACAAATGCGCGTCGTTTCCTGCGCACGATTCGTCCTGAGATGGCATTCTTCATCAAGTATGAGTTCTGGTACAACTACTTGCATATCCTGAAACACCGTGGCGTGCCTGTATATAGTGTATCCAGCATTTTCCGTGACGGACAGGTTTTCTTCCGTTGGTATGGCCGTCAGTACAGTCGCGTATTAAAATGCTTCACCCATTTCTATGTACAGAATGAGAAGAGCAAGGAACTATTGGCAAGTATCGGCCTGAATAATGTAACCATTACTGGCGACACCCGTTTCGACCGTGTGCTACAGATTAAAGAGCAGGCTAAACAACTGCCCATCGTTGAAGAGTTTGCCAAAGGACATAAGGTGTTCATTGCCGGCAGTAGTTGGCAGCCTGATGAGGATATCTTCATCAAATATTTCAACGAGCACCGTGATTGGAAACTCATCATTGCACCGCATGTCATTGGTGAAGACCATTTACAGCAGATAGAAAAGCTCCTTGAAGGTCGTAAGGTAGTCAGATATACGGAGACATCAGAAGGCGCAGAAACTTTGGCTGATGCTGAAGTACTGATTATTAACTGCTTTGGTCTCCTGTCAAGCATATACCACTATGCTGACGTAACCTACGTAGGTGGCGGCTTCGGTGTAGGTATTCACAATACTTTAGAAGCAGCCGTATGGGATGTACCCGTTATTTTTGGTCCTAACAACCAGAAATTCCAGGAAGCCCAAGGGCTTAAAGCCTGCGAGGGTGGTTTCGAAATAACAAATTACGAGGATTTTGCCCGTCTGATGGATCGTTTCGACAGCGATGCAGACTATCTCAAGAAGACTGGCCAGCAGGCTGGCGGCTACGTCAAGCAACTGTCTGGAGCTACAAAGAGAATCCTCGCTGATGTAAAACTATAA
- the gltX gene encoding glutamate--tRNA ligase produces MTERKVRVRFAPSPTGPLHIGGVRTALYNYLFARQHGGDLVFRIEDTDSTRFVPGAEDYIIEAFKWLGIKFDEGVSFGGNYGPYRQSERRDIYKKYVKQLLDNGKAYIAFDTPEELDAKRKEIENFQYDNKTRSMMRNSLTMPADEVEQLIESGHQYVVRFKIDAGEEVLVDDLIRGEVRVKSDILDDKVLFKSADQLPTYHLANIVDDHLMEITHVIRGEEWLPSAPLHVLLYKAFGWEDTMPRFAHLPLLLKPIGNGKLSKRDGDKLGFPVFPLEWHDPKTGDISSGYREKGYLPEAVVNFLALLGWSPGNDQELMTLDEMVNLFDLSKCSKSGAKFDHIKAEWFNHQYLLRQADADWCPAFDKVLKENGIEATAEQEAEVVRMMKTKVVEVVNNDGTKRKRNISFASDLWPLTKFFFVAPTEFDREGDKFIRKNWNENTADQMRQMIDVLETITDWSVEGQKAVIDPWVEQAGIKPWNAWRIALVGTGQGPDMYELSAFLGKEETIRRTRKAIEVLG; encoded by the coding sequence ATGACTGAAAGAAAAGTAAGGGTGCGCTTTGCACCAAGTCCTACCGGACCCCTCCATATCGGCGGTGTACGTACCGCTTTGTACAACTACTTATTCGCCCGTCAGCACGGTGGCGACTTGGTGTTCCGTATTGAGGACACCGACTCAACACGCTTTGTGCCCGGTGCAGAAGACTATATCATCGAGGCCTTCAAATGGCTAGGCATCAAGTTTGACGAAGGCGTATCATTTGGGGGCAACTACGGCCCCTATCGCCAGAGCGAGCGCCGTGATATCTACAAGAAATACGTCAAGCAATTGCTTGACAACGGTAAAGCCTATATCGCTTTCGACACGCCAGAGGAATTGGATGCCAAGCGCAAGGAAATAGAGAACTTCCAGTACGATAACAAGACGCGCAGCATGATGCGCAACTCGCTGACCATGCCTGCCGACGAGGTAGAGCAGCTGATAGAATCCGGTCATCAGTACGTCGTGCGCTTCAAGATTGATGCCGGTGAAGAGGTGCTGGTTGACGACCTGATACGCGGCGAGGTGCGTGTAAAGAGCGACATCCTCGATGACAAAGTGTTATTTAAGAGTGCCGACCAACTGCCCACCTACCACTTGGCCAACATCGTGGACGATCATCTGATGGAGATTACCCACGTTATTCGCGGTGAAGAGTGGTTGCCATCTGCCCCACTCCACGTGTTGCTTTACAAAGCTTTCGGTTGGGAAGACACCATGCCCCGCTTCGCCCACCTGCCCTTGCTGCTGAAACCCATTGGCAACGGCAAGCTCTCAAAGCGTGATGGTGACAAGTTGGGATTCCCCGTATTCCCACTGGAATGGCACGACCCCAAGACAGGCGACATCAGCAGTGGCTATCGTGAGAAAGGTTATCTTCCCGAAGCCGTAGTGAATTTCCTTGCCCTGCTCGGCTGGAGCCCCGGCAACGATCAGGAGCTGATGACCCTTGACGAGATGGTTAACCTGTTCGACCTTTCAAAATGTTCAAAGAGCGGCGCTAAGTTCGACCATATCAAGGCTGAGTGGTTCAACCACCAGTATCTCCTTCGTCAAGCTGATGCCGACTGGTGTCCTGCTTTCGACAAGGTTCTGAAGGAGAATGGCATTGAAGCCACTGCAGAGCAAGAGGCCGAGGTGGTGAGAATGATGAAGACAAAGGTGGTAGAGGTTGTCAACAACGACGGCACCAAGCGCAAGCGTAACATCTCGTTCGCCAGCGATCTATGGCCTCTGACGAAGTTCTTCTTCGTGGCTCCCACTGAGTTTGACCGTGAGGGCGACAAGTTCATCCGCAAGAACTGGAACGAGAACACTGCCGACCAGATGCGTCAGATGATTGATGTGCTGGAGACTATCACCGACTGGAGCGTAGAAGGCCAAAAAGCCGTTATCGATCCTTGGGTGGAACAGGCTGGCATCAAGCCTTGGAATGCATGGCGCATTGCACTTGTCGGCACAGGACAGGGTCCCGATATGTACGAACTCTCAGCTTTCTTAGGCAAGGAAGAAACAATTCGCAGAACACGTAAGGCTATTGAAGTATTGGGATAA
- a CDS encoding HD family phosphohydrolase — protein MRKFDLKTDITWRDIALRVALVLCTVAIIVWCMPRDYKPNFKMEVDKVWLYSDLTATFDFPVYKSDSTIQQERAQVMKDFEPYYIYSASVEEQQKTELSHFIWQKHPELGSEFLRLVLVPFEMLYSKGIVDTKEPLAAETDTAKFLRRIDDREVTVISASQLYTPREAYEELLNTPTLQPYHSLLVQLNLNEFLLPNLTYDEDRSEATRLELLNSVPLASGVVQSGQKIVKQGEVVTPEIYQVIDSYQKELDRRDQSKSAFTSMIIGEILFVLIAISMFTIFLTLYRKDFFEHIRHIAMMFVLVIVATVLNSLLVGHSLLHVYILPFAIVPIYIRVFMDSRTAMMAHMTVVLICASILQRPLEFIAVQTAAGMTAVFTLRELSSRSQLFWTAIVTTMIAMLTNLSIFLIRHNDFSGIDGSEYVYLAVSGIVLFCSYPFLYLIEKFFGFISDITLIELSDMNKVLLRRMSEVAPGTFQHSIQVGNLAAEIARKIGGNPQLVRTGALYHDIGKMQNPIYFTENQSGGISPHSQLSYVESAQMIISHVTEGLKLADENNLPVQIRDLIATHHGQGKAKYFYIKYKNEHPEEPVDDLLFTYPGPNPFTKEQAILMMADAVEAASRSLPDYTEQTIRQLVNKLIDGMVDDGFFRDCPITFRDIQYAKTVLIEKLKTIYHTRISYPEMKK, from the coding sequence ATGAGAAAATTTGACTTGAAAACAGATATAACCTGGCGTGATATAGCCCTTCGCGTGGCATTGGTATTATGTACTGTTGCCATCATTGTATGGTGTATGCCACGTGATTATAAGCCGAATTTCAAGATGGAAGTCGATAAGGTGTGGCTGTATAGCGATCTGACGGCAACGTTCGATTTTCCCGTCTATAAGAGCGATAGCACTATTCAGCAGGAACGTGCACAGGTGATGAAGGACTTCGAGCCTTATTATATCTATAGCGCATCAGTAGAAGAACAGCAGAAAACGGAACTCTCACATTTTATATGGCAGAAGCATCCGGAATTAGGCTCAGAGTTCCTTCGACTTGTGTTGGTGCCGTTTGAAATGCTCTATTCGAAAGGTATTGTTGATACAAAAGAGCCTTTAGCTGCTGAGACGGATACGGCGAAATTCCTGCGGAGGATTGACGATAGGGAAGTAACGGTCATCAGTGCCTCGCAGCTCTATACTCCTCGTGAGGCATATGAGGAACTATTGAATACACCAACCCTTCAACCTTATCACTCGCTGTTGGTTCAACTAAATCTGAATGAATTCCTGTTGCCTAACCTTACGTACGATGAAGACCGTAGTGAAGCCACGCGTTTGGAATTGCTGAATAGCGTACCTTTAGCCAGCGGGGTAGTGCAGAGTGGTCAGAAAATTGTAAAACAGGGTGAGGTGGTCACTCCTGAGATCTATCAGGTGATAGATTCTTATCAGAAAGAACTGGACCGTAGGGATCAGTCTAAGTCTGCGTTTACGTCGATGATTATTGGTGAGATTCTTTTTGTGCTCATCGCTATATCGATGTTTACAATCTTTCTGACGCTCTATCGTAAGGATTTCTTTGAGCATATCCGCCATATAGCGATGATGTTTGTACTGGTCATCGTGGCTACGGTGCTGAACTCGCTGTTGGTAGGCCATAGCTTGTTGCACGTCTATATCTTGCCTTTTGCCATCGTGCCAATCTATATCCGTGTGTTTATGGATTCGCGTACGGCTATGATGGCTCATATGACAGTCGTCTTGATATGTGCATCTATTTTACAACGGCCTTTGGAGTTTATCGCTGTGCAGACAGCAGCAGGTATGACAGCCGTATTTACGTTGCGTGAACTCTCCAGTCGCTCTCAGTTGTTCTGGACAGCCATTGTTACAACGATGATAGCTATGTTGACCAATCTGAGTATCTTTCTGATTCGTCATAATGACTTCTCTGGTATTGATGGTAGTGAATATGTCTATTTGGCTGTCAGCGGTATCGTTCTGTTCTGTTCTTACCCGTTCCTTTATCTCATTGAGAAGTTCTTTGGCTTTATCTCGGATATTACGTTGATTGAGTTGAGTGATATGAACAAAGTGCTGTTGCGCCGTATGAGTGAGGTCGCTCCTGGTACGTTCCAGCATAGTATTCAGGTGGGAAATCTGGCTGCCGAGATTGCCCGTAAGATAGGAGGCAACCCGCAGCTGGTGCGTACAGGCGCTCTCTATCATGATATCGGAAAGATGCAGAACCCCATCTATTTCACAGAGAATCAGTCGGGTGGTATTAGTCCTCATAGTCAGTTGTCGTATGTTGAGAGTGCGCAGATGATTATCAGCCATGTAACAGAAGGCTTGAAGCTTGCTGATGAGAATAACCTGCCTGTACAGATCCGTGACCTCATAGCTACGCATCACGGACAGGGTAAGGCCAAGTATTTTTATATTAAATACAAGAATGAGCATCCGGAAGAACCTGTTGATGACCTGCTGTTTACCTATCCAGGACCTAATCCGTTTACTAAGGAACAGGCTATCCTGATGATGGCCGATGCAGTGGAAGCCGCTTCCCGTTCGCTTCCAGATTATACGGAACAGACGATTCGTCAACTGGTCAACAAATTGATAGACGGTATGGTTGATGATGGCTTTTTCCGTGACTGTCCCATTACTTTCCGTGATATCCAGTATGCGAAGACGGTGCTCATTGAGAAATTGAAGACGATTTATCATACTCGTATTAGTTATCCCGAGATGAAGAAATAA